The genomic segment AACGCCTTAGCAAAAATTCAATTTTTAAAATTGAAGACAATGATGCTGTAAAACAGCCTAAGTCGTTGTTTTACAAAATAAAAAAACGCATTTCAAAACTTTTCAAATAGAACTTTTCGGGATTTTTCCGGAACTAATTTCTGTGCTTTTTATTTAAGCATTGTCTAAAACTTAGATGTAGTATATCTATTTGAAATTGTTATGTATTTCATTCAGCTAAATCATTTTTAGCCCAATCCAACATGCTCTATTCTGAATCATTTGATTCTAAATACATAATTATTTGCATAAGCTGTTCAATAACTAAAAAATTTAAACAAAATGAAAAAACAAAGTCAAAACAAACTGATTTTCAGCACAACTGCTGTAACAGAACTAAATGTTCTACAATTAAGAAATGTAAATGGAGGAATATCTGGATATGATATCGATACCAATCCTAATTCCGGATGTATATGTGATCCAATTTTAACGAAAATAACTGTAATTAAACCTAATCAATTATAAAAATGAAAGACATAAGCCTAAACAACAAACTGTATTTTAAAAAAGCAGATGTTACAGAACTAAATGACAATTTATTAGCATCAATCAATGGTGGAACTTCTATAGACGGAGGAGGAGATACCTGTACAGGATGCTGCTGCCTGAAAGTGACATTCGATTTAATGTAAAATTAATAATCTAAAAAATATTTAAACATGAAAAATCAAAACCCAAAGAACAAACTGGTTTTTAATAAAGCCGCTGTTACAGAACTAAACGACAATTTATTAGCAGTAATCAACGGAGGAACTTCTATAATCGGAGGTGAAGACACTTGTACAGGATGCTGCTGCTTAAGAGTGACATTCGATTTAATGTAAAATAATAATAATCTAAAATCATTTAAACATGAAAAATCAAAACCCAAAGAACAAACTTGCTTTTAATAAAGCATCTGTTACAGAATTAAACAATAATCAATTAGAAACTGTAAATGGCGGAACATCTAGTGCTACAACAGTAGGAACTACAAGCCTTGTTTTAATAACCCTTTTGACTGCGCAAGCTGAATAATATGAAAAATCAAAACCCAAAGAACAAATTGGCTTTTAATAAAGCAGTTGTTACAGAATTAAATAGTAACCAATTAGAAAGTGTAAATGGCGGAACAATAACGGTTACGACTACAAGTCTAATTATTGTAACTGTTATAACTCTTCAAGCAGAATAATATGAAGAATCAAAATCCAAACAACAAGCTGACTTTTAACAAAGTAGCTGTTACAGAACTGAATGACCAGCAAATGCATAATGTAGATGGCGGAACAACCTCTCTTTGTATTGTAGTTTTTACAACAATATTAATAGCAGCACAATAAACCCTTTAAATTTTAACAAGATGAAAAATCAAAATCCAAACAAGTTAGCTTTTAATAAAGCATCTGTAGCAGAATTGAACGACAAACAAATGCATGATGTAGACGGTGGAACAAGTCCACTTTGTATCGGAGTAATCATCGGTCTTACAATCACAATCTATTCAGAAAATTAATCAATTAACCTTTAAATCTTAAATAAGATGAAAAATCAAAACACAAACAAGTTAGCTTTCAACAAAGCATCTGTAGCAGAATTAAACGACAAACAAATGCACGACGTAGACGGTGGAACAAGCCCATTATGTATCGGAGTAATTATCGGTCTTACAATCACAATCTATTCTGAAAATTAATCAATTAACCTTTAAATTTTAACAAGATGAAAAATCAAAACACAAACAAGTTAGCTTTTAACAAAGTTGCAGTAGTAGAATTAAACGACAAACAAATGCACGACGTAGACGGTGGAACAAGCCCATTATGTATCGGAGTGATCATCGGTCTTACAATTACAATCTATTCAGACAATTAATCAATTAACCTTTAAATTTTAAATAAGATGAAAAATCAAAACCCAAACAACAAGTTAGCTTTTAATAAAGCATCTGTAGCAGAATTGAACGACACACAAATGCATGATGTAGATGGTGGAACAAGCCCGCTTTGTATCATAGTTTTGACTACAATAATATTAGCTGCAGAGTAAATAACAACCTTAAATTTTAAACCATTATGAAAAAACAAAACTCAAACAACAAGTTAGCTTTCAACAAAGTTGCTGTTATCGAATTAAACGACAAACAAATGCACGACGTAGACGGTGGAACAAGTCCACTTTGTATCGGAGTAATCATCGGTCTTACAATCACGATCTATTCAGAAAATTAATCAATTAACCATTAAATTATAAATAAGATGAAAAATCAAAACCCAAACAAGTTAGCTTTCAATAAAGCATCTGTAGCAGAATTAAACGACAAACAAATGCATGATGTAGACGGTGGAACAAGCCCATTATGTATCGGAGTAATCATCGGTCTTACAATCACAATCGCAGCAGACTAATCACTAACCTTTTAAATTTTAAACAAGATGAAAAATCAAAACACAAACAAATTAGCTTTCAATAAAGCATCTGTAGCAGAATTAAACGACAAACAAATGCACGACGTAGACGGTGGAACAAGTCCATTATGTATCGGAGTAATCATCGGTCTTACAATCACAATCTATTCAGAAAATTAATCAATTAACCTTTTAAATTTTAAACAAGATGAAAAATCAAAACCCAAACAAGTTAGCTTTTAATAAAGCATCTGTAGCAGAATTAAACGACAAACAAATGCACGACGTAGACGGTGGAACAAGCCCATTATGTATCGGAGTAATCATCGGTCTTACAATTACAATCGCAGCAGACTAATCACTAACCTTTTAAATTATAAACAAGATGAAAAATCAAAACACAAACAAATTAGCTTTTAACAAAGTTGCAGTAGTAGAATTAAATGACAAACAAATGCATGATGTAGACGGTGGAACAAGTCCATTATGTGTTGGAGTAATCATTGGTATTACAATCACGCTTGCTGCTAAATAATTAATCTATTAACTTTTAAATTATAAATAAGATGAAAAATCAAAACACAAACAAATTAGCTTTTAACAAAGTTGCTGTTATCGAATTAAACGACAAACAAATGCACGACGTAGACGGTGGAACAAGCCCATTATGTATCGGAGTAATCATCGGTCTTACAATTACAATCGCAGCAGACTAATCACTAACCTTTTAAATTATAAACAAGATGAAAAATCAAAACACAAACAAATTAGCTTTTAACAAAGTTGCAGTAGTAGAATTAAATGACAAACAAATGCATGATGTAGACGGTGGAACAAGTCCATTATGTGTTGGAGTAATCATTGGTATTACAATCACGCTTGCTGCTAAATAATTAATCTATTAACTTTTAAATTATAAATAAGATGAAAAATCAAAACACAAACAAATTAGCTTTTAACAAAGTTGCTGTTATCGAATTAAATGACAAACAAATGCATGATGTAGATGGTGGAACAAGCCCATTATGTGTTGGAGTAATCATTGGTATTACAATCACGCTTGCTGCTAAATAATTAATCCATTAACTTTTAAATTATAAATAAGATGAAAAATCAAAACACAAACAAATTAGCTTTTAACAAAGTTGCTGTTATCGAATTAAATGACAAACAAATGCATGATGTAGATGGTGGAACAAGCCCATTATGTATCGGAGTAATCATCGGTCTTACAATTACAATTGCATCTGATAACTAAGAAATCCTTAGAACCAGAAAAAACAAAAACGTGAACAACAAGCTGTATTTCTATACAAAGCTGTCACGGAATTAAGTGCCTATAAAATGCAATATGTTGTTGGTGGAAGCTTCAACTTTTACATTCGGTACAGTATTATAATGATACTTTTAATATAAATTCCGGACATGTTCCTTCAAAAAAAGCATTATCAGTTTGCGCTGATAATGCTTTTTTTATGCTTTAAAATCATAAAAACAGACAGCAGACAAATTTCGTTTGGAATTCTTAAAAAATGAAAATAAATAACTGTATTTCAAATAGTTAAATCTTAAAAATCAATACGATTTTTTATAAAAATGGGGGTTTTTCATTTTTTTCTTCCTTAAATAATAGGTTCATTTGCCATGTAATTAATACGAAAAAAAATGAGCGATAAAGAAATTTTCCCAGAAGAGATTTTAAACAACACTGTTGAAAGTCATATTATTAAACACAATAAAAAAACATCCCGTTTATTTGTGATTACATTTTTAGCTTTATTAATAGCTTTTATTTCCCTTCCTTTTATATATATAGATGTTTATACAACGAGTAGAGGAACCATTATTCCACAGGAAAAGAAACTAACACTTTATTCTCCTATCAGCGGTAAAATATCTTTTTTTAATGTTGAGGAAAATAAGAAAATAAAAAAAGGCGATACCTTACTTATAATAGATCACAACATATTAAAAGAAAGAGAGAATTTAAATACAATTCAGAGTTCAGAAAACTCTCTTTATCTAAGCGATCTAAAAAACCTTATAAATCATAATTATAATCAGGTACAATCAGATCAATATAAAAGAGAGCTTTTAAAACATCAGCAGGAATTGTATAATCTGGATATCGTAACTAAAAACACTCAAACAGACTTCGACCGAAAAGAACTGCTGTACAAAAAAGAAGTCATCTCAAAATCAGAATTCGAAAAGGCCGAACTGGAACTCAACAAAATCAAGAACGACCGAATCAATCTGATCAAACAAACCGAATTGTCCTGGCAGAAAGAATACACACAGCTGAGTCAGTCGAATAAAAATATTCATTCGAACCAGAAACAGCTTAAAGAAGAGGAGAATAATTATATCATAATTGCTCCAATAGACGGCGAACTGGTTAATATGCAGGGATTTCATAAAGGAAGCGGGGTCGCCGCCGGAAACCCGATAGTAGAGATTTCTCCGGATAAAAACATAATCGTCGAAACTTATGTAAATCCATCAGAAATAGGATATTTAAAAGAAGGCGGAGATGCCATTTATCAAATAGACGCTTTTAACTCCAATCAATGGGGATTTGCAAAAGGAAGAATATTCGAAATAAGCAAAGATGTTTTAATTGTAAACAATGTCCCGTATTATAAAATAAAAAGCAATCTGCACAATGACAGCTTAACGCTAAAAAACGGAGCCAAAGGGACTCTCAAAAAAGGAATGAGTTTAACCAGCCGTTTTTTCCTAACTAAGCGAACTGCATTTCAGTTAATATTTGACAAAGTAGAAGATTGGTTTAATCCTTACAATAGCAAAAATGAGTAAAATAGAAATAAAACAACATGATTTTTCAGATTGCGGTGCTGCTTGTTTAGCTTCAATCTCGGAACATTATAATTTAAGCCTGCCTATTTCAAGAATCCGCCAGTATGCCAGCACGAATCAAAAAGGGACAACATTACTTGGATTAAGAGAAGCGGCAGTTAAATTAGGCTTTCTGGCAAAAGGTGTAAAAGTAGATTTTGAAGGAATAAAAGATCTGCCAATTCCGGCTCTTTTACATGTTGTAATAAAACACGAAGGACATGAATTTCCTCATTATGTTGTTGCTTACAAAGTTACCAGTAAATATATCCAGATCATGGATCCTTCAAATGGTAAACTGGAAAAAAAGCCGCTTGCCGAATTTCAGGAAATGTTTACAGGTTACGCCTTAATACTAGTTCCGGATGATGATATTTTTAAAGAAAAAAACGAGAAAATATCCAATTTTAAAAGAATACTATTTTTATTAAAGCCTCATAAATACATTTTATTACAAGCCATTATAGGAGCTGTTTTATATACTTTACTAGGTTTTTCATTATCAATATACGTAGGTAAGATTACAGATTTTGTTTTGGTAAGCGGAAACAAAAGCTTATTAAACCTTATGAGTGTTATCGTTATTGGATGTTTGCTGCTGCAGATTGTTTACAGCGTTTTAAAAGATGTTTTTATTTTAAAAACAAGCCAGCAGATTGATTCACGACTAATTTTGGGTTATTACAAACATCTTTTTACCATGCCTCAAAAGTTTTTTGACACAATGAGAATTGGTGAAATCATGTCCAGAATTGGCGATGCAGTAAAAATACGAGCCTTAATAAACGAAACCGCTTTAAGTGTTTCAGTAAACGTGCTTATTGTCTTTTTTTCCTTTATTTTTATGTTTTCATTCTATTGGAAACTCGCATTGATTATTTCGCTGATTATTCCGTTTTATGTTATTATTTATTTGATAACAAACAAATTGAATAAAACAGCAGAACGTTCTATAATGGAAAAAAATGCTTTGCTGGAATCTCAGCTGGTAGAATCTATCAAAAATATTGGAACTGTAAAAAGACTGTCTTTAGAAGATTTTTCTAAAACCAGAACAGAACTAAAATTTGTTGATTTGCTAAAAAGCGTTTACAAATCAGGAATGAACGGAATTTTTTCAAGAACCGCTACTGATTTTATTTCCAGATTGTTTACCATCATACTTTTATGGGTAGGAACCTATTATGCTATTGATGGAGATATTACACCAGGTGAATTGTTTTCGTTTTATTCTATTATAGGATATTTTACAGGACCGGCATCACAGTTAATAGGAACAAATCAGGCGATTCAGAATGCCATGATTGCTTCAGACCGTTTGTTTGGAATCATGGATTTGGACAGAGAAGAAATGGAATCAAAAGTGCATTTGACCCGAAGCAACTTTGATGATATTAAATTCAAAAACATTGATTTCTCATACGAACTGGGACGTTACATTTTTAAAGACTTAAATATTACCATTAAAAAAGGAGCTTTTACCGCTTTTGTTGGAGAAAGTGGAAGCGGAAAAAGTACCATCGCATCGTTAATTCAAAATATATACAGCCCAAAAGAAGGTAAAATATTAATTGGCGAATACGACCTGAATTACATATCAAAAGACAGCATAAACGCTCTTATTACAACTGTACCTCAAAACGTTGAACTTTTTGACGGAACTATTGCCTTCAATATTTCCATTGGAGAATCAAATCCTGATATGGAAAAAATCATCGAAGTAAGTAAAAAGGTTGGTGCTTATGATTTTATCGAATCACTGCCAAACGGATTCAATACCTATTTGGGAGAATTTGGAGCCAATTTATCAGGAGGAGAAAAACAGCGAATTGCTTTCGCAAGGGCGCTGTACAAAGATCCTGAAGTATTGATTCTGGATGAAGCAACATCAGCACTTGACTCTGAATCTGAAATGGTGATCAAAAAACTAATTGACGAACTGCATGCACAAGGCAAAACAATCATTGTAATTGCACACAAACTACAGTCAATTAAAAATGCCGATGTTATTTATGCCTTCAAAAAAGGAGAAGTCGTAGAATCTGGTGCGCATCAGGAACTTATGAATAAAGAAGAATACTATTATAGAATGTGGAATAATATAATTGTTTAATAAGGAAATTTAACAAAAATGAAAAATTACTCTTTTGCAAAAACGGCTATTGTAAGAACTCCAATTGAAGAAAAACAAGTGGATCTTACCTGGGAAAAAATCGTGGAAATTTTTTCTAAAAAAGAAAACAGAGAAGCATTATTTATTGGTTCTCCAAACATTTATAAAGCACTTGTAATGTGGGAAACCGGAGAAGGTTTTCAAACAGAAGAAGAACTGAAAAACCTAAAAGGATCATTATACAAATATGCTTCGCGTTTAGCCAACCGAAGCACGCCTTTTGGAATGTTTGCCACAGTAGCCGCTGTAGAATTAAATTCTGAAACCAACCTTAAAATCGCCGAAAGCACTTTAGGAAGATTTACCAAATTCGACATGTATTTTCTAGGAAGTTTTCTGCCGGTGATCGTAAAAAACGATGCCATTAAAAACGTTCTGAAATACTACAGTAACAACTCTATTTATACCGTTTTTGATAAATACCGATATGTCGAGTATTATTTTAAAGACAATGTGCGTTTTCACAAAATTTCAGAAGTTGAAATAAGCGATTATCTGGAACTTATTTTCGAAAAAGCAAAAGACGGTGTTTTACTAAGTGAATTGGCAGAACTGCTTGTTTCTGATGAAATTACATTAAAAGATGCCAACGAATTTATCGATACTTTAATCAAATGCCAGTTTATCGTATCTGAATTAGAATTTACAATTACAGGCGATGATTACTTTGATAAACTCCTGAAAACATTCTCTGAAGAAAGATTTGATTTCTATGAAGCCGAAGTCATCAGAGAATTAATAACCAATTTAAAAAACAAAATCAATTCCCTTGACACAAATACTATTAACGATCCTGCTTTATATACTCAAATTCATGAGTTAGTAAACGAAGAACTGGATCATGTAGACATTTCAAAACTATTTCAGGTAGATAGCTTCAGAAAAATCGAAAACGGATCTATTAGTTTTAAAACCTTAAAAAATCTGCGTCCGGCTTTAAGTGCTTTAAACAAATTGCAGTCAGGTTCAGAAAACGCAAACTTAAAAGAATTCAAAAAGAAATTCTTAGAACGTTATGAAGAATACGAGCAGCCTTTAGTAAGCGTTCTTGACCCGGATGTTGGAATTGGTTATGCAAAAACAGCAGGAGCCAAATCACCTTTGGTTGACGATCTATTAATTAGTGGAAGTCAGGCACAAGTTAATCAGATTTCGATGGATGCTAAAAAATCATTTCTGTTTAAAAAACTGCTTTATGCCACAAAAAACAATTTGCAATCTATCGAATTAACTGATGAAGAAATCAACCAATTTGAAGAAAACGAAGCCTTGTATCCAGATACTTTTTCGGCATTTGTAAATGTATTTCATGAAAACGGCGTTGAAAAAATCAACATTAAAACAGCCAGCGGACCATCTGCAAATGGTTTAATTGGTCGATTTGGACATTTAGATAACAAAATTCTAAATCTTTGCAACGAAGTAGCCGAAATAGAAAACCAGTTAAACCCGGACAAAATCATTGCCGAAGTAATTCATTTACCACAAGCAAGAACTGGAAATATCTTATACAGAAACTTTCAGAGAGAGTATGAAATCCCGTATTTAGGAAATGCTTCTGTCGACAGAGATCACCAAATTAAGATTGATGATTTGTATGTTTCGGTAAAATCAGGAAAAGTAGTACTGCGTTCAAAAAGATTAAATAAAGAAGTGATTCCAAGATTAAGCAACGCACACAATTTTGCCTCAAATGCACTGCCAATCTATCACTTTTTATGCGACCTGCAGAACCAAAACTCATTTGGATTTGCATTTAGCTGGGGCGGCCTTCAAAGTGAATTTGATTTTCTGCCAAGAGTAAATTATAAAGACACGGTGTTTAGCAGAGCCGTATGGAACCTTAACAAAACCGAAATTGAAAATCTTGTAGCAGCTTCCGAAGCAAAAAACATCGATTTTATTACTGATTTCAAACAAAAAAGAAATATTCCAGATGTTGTATACATTTCTCAGGGAGACAATGAGGTGCTTATTAACTTCAATAATGAATTAAGCCGAAATGTTTTTTACTATATGCTGAAAGGTGAAAATACAATCCAGCTGAAAGAATTTTTGTTTACAGAAAATACAATTACACCGGATTATTGCAATGAAATTATCTTCACAGCACATAAAAACGTAGAGAAAAAAGCAGAAACTGCTGAGGTAAATCAATTTGTATCTCAGGAAAATAAAAATAATGTTCAGACTTCATTCTCTATTGGAGAAAAATGGCTTTACTATAAATTTTACTGCGGAGAAAGAGCAGGAGAAGAACTGCTTAAAAATGGTATTACACCAATTGTAGAAGAACTAAAAGCAAAAGGTTTAATCGACAAATGGTTCTTTATTCGTTATTATGATGTTCAGGGACATCATATCAGATTCCGTGTTTTATTAAAAAACAGCAATTTGTTTACGGATTGTATCAAAATTATCAAACAACACGTAGAGCCATTTGAGCAGACAAGAATTATCTGGAAAACACAAACAGACAATTACTTGCGTGAATTACAACGATACGGTTATGAAGCAATTGAAGCAACAGAATCATTGTTTTTTAATGACAGTGAATGCACTTTAAAATTTGCAGATATGATCGAAGGAGACACTGGAGAAAAAATAAGATGGATGTTCTCATTATTATCAATCGACCATTTCTTAAACGATTTTGACGTAAAACTCGAAGGAAAAGTAAAGTTGTTTAATGCAGCCAAAACTAGTTTTGGAAAAGAATTCAACCGTTCAGGAAGACTAAACAAACAAATCAACGAAATGTTTGTACAGCACGAATCTGAGATTGAATCCTTCTTAGATCCAAATCTTATGAATGAAATGTATGAGCCATTAATTGAAATTCTCGAAGAACGTTCTCAACAAAATGCTCCTGTAGTTGCAGAGATAAAAGAGTTAAGCAAAGAACATCGTTTACCAACGTATCTCGACAATATAATGCTGAGTTATGTACACATGATCTGTAACCGAATTTTCCTTACGAAACACAGAATTCATGAAATGGTAGTTTACGATTACTTATACAAATATTACAGTAAACAACTTCACACAGGAAAAAAGAAAGAAACCAAAGAAGTTGAAGAATCTATAGTATAATAACTAAAAAGGGAATTCAGGAAATTAGAATTTAATAGTTTTTTCTAAACCAAACCTTCTGCCATTCCCTTTTTAAAATTAAAAAAGAAACTTGTTCGGCAAGGATTACCAAATCTGAGCCGTCAAGTTTTTTTATTTCATTTTCAGGAACATCAATAATATAAAGCAGGTTTAAATATTCAGCAAATTTGTACTGAATCATGCGGTAGATTTTTTCGTGCAGCTGAATTTTTAATTCATTTGGAGAAATGCTTAACGGAAAATCAATTCCCTCATTAGCCAGATTAAAATCCTTATTAATCTGCTCAATCAGATTTAAATACAAAGTTTCTGCCTGCGCTTGGGCTAATAATGATTCAGTATTTACTGGTGCTACAAACATGGACGCTTTTTAAGAATTTGCGCAAAGTTAAAACTAAAAAATCATTTTACAGTCGATTCTCGTTCTATGATTCTCGTAGGAAGTTCTATAATTTGATGTTCTACTTTTCGATGCTCTTTTATGTCGGCAATTTCATCAATTAAAATAGAAACAGCAGTATGTCCCATTTCAAATCCCGGCTGATCGATTGTTGTTAATTTAGGCGAAATAACAGTACTCATAAACCAGTTACTAAAGCCAAAAACCGCAACCTGATCCGGCGTTTTTATGCCCGCCTCATTAAAATATTTTATAATTCCGATAGCAACCAAATCTGTAATCGCAAAAATAGCGTCGATATCCGGATGTTCGTTCATGATTTTTTGGGCATTTTCGTAGCCGTCTTCAAAATCAGTATTGTTGTCGCAAACATAAACCAGTTTTGAATCGTACTCAATTCCGTGCGCTTCAAGTGCACGTTTATAACCTAAAAAACGATCAATAGAATTTTGGGGAACATATGAACCTCTAAAATGAGCGATTTTTTTATACCCTTTATTTATAAGATACGTAACGGCATCATAAGCCGCTTTGGCATCATTTATAACCACTTTAGAGCAATCGACTCTTTTGGCAATTTTATCAAATAAAACAACAGGCGTATTTTTTCGGATGGCGTCATTAATATGAGAGAAATCATCCGTTTCGTTTGAAAGTGACATTAAAACTCCGTCAACCCGCTT from the Flavobacterium sp. genome contains:
- a CDS encoding class IIb bacteriocin, lactobin A/cerein 7B family, whose translation is MKNQNPNKLAFNKASVAELNDKQMHDVDGGTSPLCIGVIIGLTITIAAD
- a CDS encoding class I lanthipeptide, with translation MKNQNTNKLAFNKVAVIELNDKQMHDVDGGTSPLCIGVIIGLTITIASDN
- a CDS encoding class I lanthipeptide, which codes for MKNQNPKNKLAFNKAVVTELNSNQLESVNGGTITVTTTSLIIVTVITLQAE
- a CDS encoding class IIb bacteriocin, lactobin A/cerein 7B family produces the protein MKNQNTNKLAFNKVAVVELNDKQMHDVDGGTSPLCIGVIIGLTITIYSDN
- a CDS encoding class IIb bacteriocin, lactobin A/cerein 7B family, which produces MKNQNTNKLAFNKVAVVELNDKQMHDVDGGTSPLCVGVIIGITITLAAK
- a CDS encoding class IIb bacteriocin, lactobin A/cerein 7B family, which encodes MKNQNTNKLAFNKVAVIELNDKQMHDVDGGTSPLCVGVIIGITITLAAK
- a CDS encoding class I lanthipeptide, whose protein sequence is MKNQNPNNKLAFNKASVAELNDTQMHDVDGGTSPLCIIVLTTIILAAE
- a CDS encoding peptidase domain-containing ABC transporter encodes the protein MSKIEIKQHDFSDCGAACLASISEHYNLSLPISRIRQYASTNQKGTTLLGLREAAVKLGFLAKGVKVDFEGIKDLPIPALLHVVIKHEGHEFPHYVVAYKVTSKYIQIMDPSNGKLEKKPLAEFQEMFTGYALILVPDDDIFKEKNEKISNFKRILFLLKPHKYILLQAIIGAVLYTLLGFSLSIYVGKITDFVLVSGNKSLLNLMSVIVIGCLLLQIVYSVLKDVFILKTSQQIDSRLILGYYKHLFTMPQKFFDTMRIGEIMSRIGDAVKIRALINETALSVSVNVLIVFFSFIFMFSFYWKLALIISLIIPFYVIIYLITNKLNKTAERSIMEKNALLESQLVESIKNIGTVKRLSLEDFSKTRTELKFVDLLKSVYKSGMNGIFSRTATDFISRLFTIILLWVGTYYAIDGDITPGELFSFYSIIGYFTGPASQLIGTNQAIQNAMIASDRLFGIMDLDREEMESKVHLTRSNFDDIKFKNIDFSYELGRYIFKDLNITIKKGAFTAFVGESGSGKSTIASLIQNIYSPKEGKILIGEYDLNYISKDSINALITTVPQNVELFDGTIAFNISIGESNPDMEKIIEVSKKVGAYDFIESLPNGFNTYLGEFGANLSGGEKQRIAFARALYKDPEVLILDEATSALDSESEMVIKKLIDELHAQGKTIIVIAHKLQSIKNADVIYAFKKGEVVESGAHQELMNKEEYYYRMWNNIIV
- a CDS encoding class I lanthipeptide; translated protein: MKKQSQNKLIFSTTAVTELNVLQLRNVNGGISGYDIDTNPNSGCICDPILTKITVIKPNQL
- a CDS encoding HlyD family efflux transporter periplasmic adaptor subunit, encoding MSDKEIFPEEILNNTVESHIIKHNKKTSRLFVITFLALLIAFISLPFIYIDVYTTSRGTIIPQEKKLTLYSPISGKISFFNVEENKKIKKGDTLLIIDHNILKERENLNTIQSSENSLYLSDLKNLINHNYNQVQSDQYKRELLKHQQELYNLDIVTKNTQTDFDRKELLYKKEVISKSEFEKAELELNKIKNDRINLIKQTELSWQKEYTQLSQSNKNIHSNQKQLKEEENNYIIIAPIDGELVNMQGFHKGSGVAAGNPIVEISPDKNIIVETYVNPSEIGYLKEGGDAIYQIDAFNSNQWGFAKGRIFEISKDVLIVNNVPYYKIKSNLHNDSLTLKNGAKGTLKKGMSLTSRFFLTKRTAFQLIFDKVEDWFNPYNSKNE
- a CDS encoding class I lanthipeptide; amino-acid sequence: MKNQNPKNKLVFNKAAVTELNDNLLAVINGGTSIIGGEDTCTGCCCLRVTFDLM
- a CDS encoding class IIb bacteriocin, lactobin A/cerein 7B family, whose translation is MKNQNPNKLAFNKASVAELNDKQMHDVDGGTSPLCIGVIIGLTITIAAD
- a CDS encoding class IIb bacteriocin, lactobin A/cerein 7B family, giving the protein MKNQNTNKLAFNKASVAELNDKQMHDVDGGTSPLCIGVIIGLTITIYSEN
- a CDS encoding class I lanthipeptide produces the protein MKNQNPKNKLAFNKASVTELNNNQLETVNGGTSSATTVGTTSLVLITLLTAQAE
- a CDS encoding class IIb bacteriocin, lactobin A/cerein 7B family, giving the protein MKNQNTNKLAFNKASVAELNDKQMHDVDGGTSPLCIGVIIGLTITIYSEN
- a CDS encoding class I lanthipeptide — encoded protein: MKKQNSNNKLAFNKVAVIELNDKQMHDVDGGTSPLCIGVIIGLTITIYSEN
- a CDS encoding class I lanthipeptide; amino-acid sequence: MKNQNTNKLAFNKVAVIELNDKQMHDVDGGTSPLCIGVIIGLTITIAAD
- a CDS encoding class I lanthipeptide, producing MKNQNPNNKLTFNKVAVTELNDQQMHNVDGGTTSLCIVVFTTILIAAQ
- a CDS encoding class I lanthipeptide; protein product: MKDISLNNKLYFKKADVTELNDNLLASINGGTSIDGGGDTCTGCCCLKVTFDLM
- a CDS encoding class IIb bacteriocin, lactobin A/cerein 7B family, whose amino-acid sequence is MKNQNPNKLAFNKASVAELNDKQMHDVDGGTSPLCIGVIIGLTITIYSEN